A DNA window from Drosophila biarmipes strain raj3 chromosome 2R, RU_DBia_V1.1, whole genome shotgun sequence contains the following coding sequences:
- the LOC108022391 gene encoding uncharacterized protein LOC108022391 encodes MLDGKTTCTFEHGSMMGVACNEGLVLATSSRDHLMYHLDDRIYLCAPRAANDREKILQVCAQVEYLTRDLGQKITVAQVQDMLSWKFKEETVDTLLAGEDSNGLHIYSLKSNKASRRVMYAAKGNEEDEIQAQLLVNWRQNLKIGEAEQLARDALKVNGNNYLDLCVIYRTVESEQSPSA; translated from the exons ATGTTAGATGGCAAAAC TACTTGTACTTTTGAACACGGCAGCATGATGGGTGTAGCCTGTAACGAGGGCTTGGTGCTGGCCACCAGTTCGAGGGATCACCTGATGTACCACCTGGATGACCGCATATA CTTGTGTGCCCCTCGTGCCGCCAATGATCGCGAGAAAATCCTGCAAGTGTGCGCCCAGGTGGAGTACCTGACCCGCGATCTGGGCCAGAAAATCACGGTGGCCCAAGTGCAGGACATGCTGAGCTGGAAATTCAAGGAGGAGACCGTGGACACCCTGCTGGCTGGCGAGGATTCCAACGGCCTCCACATCTACAGCTTGAAGTCCAATAAGGCATCGCGCAGGGTGATGTATGCGGCCAAGGGCAACGAGGAGGATGAAATCCAGGCCCAGTTGCTGGTGAACTGGAGGCAGAACCTCAAAATTGGTGAGGCTGAGCAGCTAGCCAGGGATGCACTCAAAGTCAACGGCAACAACTACTTGGACCTGTGCGTCATATACAGGACTGTGGAATCGGAGCAGAGCCCGTCTGCCTGA
- the LOC108022270 gene encoding 60S ribosomal protein L22, protein MKPQTEKKNAAKAKSKAAKPPKKAQAKVSTAETAAPAKSSAPVVSSKKVAKAPAVALKNLELAMKETAKKNLEKSATSAKKAAESSGKKSGATSEPSVPVTNKKRPAPSAKKAGAPAPKKASPVEKPKKVPPPKPEEQEVLAPKPEAVPEATGKKTAAPAKPKPKRPKNVLRGKRLPKKKVWQRFVIDCVCVAEDLILDVADFEKYLKTHIKVKNKINQLNDLVTFERVKNSSLVIHSGVHFSKRYFKYLIKRYLKKHSLRDWVRVVSTGKETYSMCYFKIQGQDDDDDDDDDDVADAKAKK, encoded by the coding sequence ATGAAGCCGCAGACCGAAAAAAAGAACGCCGCCAAGGCCAAATCGAAGGCCGCAAAGCCGCCGAAGAAAGCACAGGCTAAGGTGTCCACTGCAGAGACCGCAGCTCCTGCGAAGTCTTCTGCCCCCGTGGTTTCTTCGAAGAAAGTAGCCAAGGCTCCCGCCGTGGCTCTGAAGAACCTTGAGTTGGCCATGAAGGAGACGGCTAAGAAGAACCTTGAAAAATCAGCCACTTCGGCTAAGAAGGCGGCCGAATCTTCCGGCAAGAAGTCAGGCGCAACTTCGGAGCCTTCGGTCCCAGTGACCAATAAGAAGAGACCTGCCCCTTCGGCAAAGAAAGCCGGAGCTCCAGCCCCTAAAAAGGCATCCCCTGTCGAAAAGCCCAAGAAAGTGCCTCCTCCAAAACCAGAAGAGCAGGAAGTCCTAGCACCCAAACCGGAAGCTGTTCCTGAAGCTACTGGCAAGAAGACTGCTGCCCCGGCCAAACCGAAGCCCAAGCGCCCGAAGAATGTGCTGCGCGGAAAGAGGTTGCCCAAAAAGAAGGTCTGGCAACGCTTCGTCATCGACTGCGTCTGCGTGGCCGAGGACTTGATTCTGGACGTCGCCGACTTCGAGAAGTATTTGAAGACCCACATCAAGGTGAAGAACAAGATCAACCAGCTGAACGACCTGGTGACCTTCGAGCGGGTCAAGAACTCCTCGCTGGTCATCCACAGTGGTGTGCACTTCTCGAAGAGGTACTTCAAGTACCTGATCAAGCGCTATCTCAAGAAGCACAGCCTGCGCGACTGGGTGCGAGTTGTGTCCACCGGCAAGGAGACCTACTCCATGTGCTACTTCAAGATCCAGGGacaggacgacgacgacgatgatgatgatgacgacgtGGCCGACGCAAAGGCCAAGAAGTAG